From a single Leclercia sp. AS011 genomic region:
- the purR gene encoding HTH-type transcriptional repressor PurR has product MATIKDVAKRANVSTTTVSHVINKTRFVAEETRNNVWAAIKELHYSPSAVARSLKVNHTKSIGLLATSSEAPYFAEIIEAVEKNCFQKGYTLILGNAWNSLEKQRAYLSMMAQKRVDGLLVMCSEYPEPLLTMLEEYRNIPMVVMDWGEAKADFTDSVIDNAFEGGYMAGRYLIERGHREIGVIPGALERNTGAGRLAGFMKAMEEALITVPENWIVQGDFEPESGYRAMQQILSQSPRPTAIFCGGDIMAMGALCAADEMGLRVPQDVSLIGYDNVRNARFFTPALTTIHQPKDSLGETAFNMLLDRIVNKREESQSIEVHPRLIERRSVADGPFRDYRR; this is encoded by the coding sequence ATGGCAACAATTAAAGACGTGGCGAAACGCGCAAACGTTTCCACTACAACCGTATCACATGTTATTAACAAAACCCGCTTTGTGGCGGAAGAGACCCGCAACAACGTCTGGGCGGCCATAAAAGAGCTGCACTACTCTCCCAGCGCCGTGGCCCGCAGTCTGAAGGTTAATCACACCAAATCTATCGGCCTGCTGGCGACCAGCAGCGAAGCGCCCTATTTTGCGGAAATTATTGAAGCGGTAGAGAAGAACTGCTTCCAGAAGGGCTACACCCTGATCCTCGGCAACGCCTGGAACAGCCTCGAAAAACAGCGGGCCTATCTGTCGATGATGGCGCAAAAGCGCGTCGACGGTCTGCTGGTGATGTGTTCCGAATACCCGGAACCCCTGCTGACGATGCTGGAAGAGTATCGCAATATTCCAATGGTGGTGATGGACTGGGGCGAAGCCAAAGCGGACTTTACCGACTCGGTGATCGATAACGCCTTTGAAGGCGGCTATATGGCCGGTCGCTATCTGATCGAACGCGGCCACCGTGAAATCGGCGTGATCCCGGGAGCGCTGGAGCGCAACACCGGCGCCGGACGCCTTGCAGGCTTTATGAAGGCGATGGAAGAAGCATTAATCACGGTGCCGGAAAACTGGATCGTGCAGGGCGACTTTGAGCCGGAGTCCGGCTACCGCGCGATGCAGCAGATCCTCTCCCAGAGCCCGCGCCCGACCGCCATCTTCTGCGGCGGGGATATTATGGCGATGGGTGCACTCTGTGCCGCCGACGAGATGGGCCTGCGCGTTCCGCAGGACGTGTCGCTGATCGGGTATGATAACGTGCGCAACGCCCGCTTCTTTACCCCGGCGCTGACCACCATCCACCAGCCGAAAGATTCGCTGGGGGAGACCGCCTTCAACATGCTGCTGGACCGTATCGTCAATAAGCGCGAGGAGTCTCAGTCCATTGAGGTCCATCCACGCCTGATTGAACGCCGCTCCGTTGCGGATGGTCCGTTCCGCGACTACCGCCGTTAA
- the punR gene encoding DNA-binding transcriptional activator PunR, with translation MWSEYSLEVVDAVARNGSFSGAAQELHRVPSAISYTVRQLEEWLAVPLFERRHRDVELTPAGAWFLKEGRSVIKKMQITREQCQQIANGWRSHISIAVDNIVRPERTRQMIVDFYRHFSDVELRVSQEVFNGVWDALADGRVEMAIGATQAIPVGGRYAFRDMGTLSWSCVVANHHPLAAMEGPLSDDTLRNWPSLVREDTSRSLPKRITWLLDNQRRIVTPDWESSATCLSAGLCVGMVPVHFARPWIDSGKWVALSLENPFPDAACCLTWQQNDMSPALAWLLDYLGDSETMNREWLREPEGLTPGED, from the coding sequence ATGTGGTCAGAATATTCTCTTGAAGTGGTGGATGCCGTGGCGCGTAACGGCAGCTTCAGCGGGGCAGCCCAGGAGCTGCATCGCGTTCCCTCCGCCATCAGCTACACCGTGCGTCAGCTGGAGGAGTGGCTGGCGGTGCCGCTGTTTGAGCGGCGTCATCGCGACGTGGAGTTGACCCCCGCCGGGGCGTGGTTCCTTAAAGAGGGACGGTCTGTTATCAAAAAAATGCAGATCACCCGCGAGCAGTGCCAGCAGATCGCCAACGGCTGGCGCAGCCATATCTCCATCGCGGTGGATAATATCGTCCGCCCCGAGCGCACCCGGCAGATGATTGTCGATTTTTACCGCCACTTTTCCGACGTCGAACTGCGGGTGTCCCAGGAGGTCTTTAACGGCGTCTGGGACGCGCTGGCGGACGGCAGGGTGGAGATGGCGATCGGTGCCACCCAGGCGATCCCGGTCGGGGGACGCTATGCGTTTCGCGATATGGGGACGCTGAGCTGGAGCTGCGTGGTCGCCAACCATCACCCGCTGGCCGCCATGGAAGGGCCGCTTAGCGATGATACCCTGCGCAACTGGCCCTCGCTGGTGCGCGAAGATACCTCCCGCTCGCTGCCCAAACGCATCACCTGGCTGCTGGACAACCAGCGGCGGATCGTGACCCCGGACTGGGAATCCTCAGCCACCTGCCTCTCGGCCGGACTGTGCGTGGGAATGGTGCCGGTGCACTTTGCCCGTCCGTGGATCGACAGCGGCAAATGGGTGGCGCTGTCGCTGGAAAACCCTTTCCCGGATGCGGCGTGCTGCCTGACCTGGCAACAAAACGATATGTCACCGGCTCTGGCCTGGCTGCTGGATTATCTTGGCGACAGTGAAACGATGAACAGGGAGTGGCTGCGGGAGCCAGAGGGGCTGACTCCCGGAGAGGATTAA
- the punC gene encoding purine nucleoside transporter PunC has product MTPGKGFLVWLGGLSVLGFLATDMYLPAFSIMQEDLQTPAAAISASLSLFLAGFAFAQLLWGPMSDRFGRKPVLLAGLAIFALGCLGMLWVRDATWLLVLRFIQAVGVCAAAVTWQALVTDYYPASRTNRIFATIMPLVGLSPALAPLLGSWILAHFSWQAIFAVLFAITLVLMIPAFSLKPAAAKKGQSEQRVTFVSLLRSRTYRGNVLIYAACSASFFAWLTGSPFILSDMGYSPAAIGLSYVPQTIAFLIGGYGCRAALQKWQGHQMLPWLLGLFAVSVIATWAVGFITGVGLAALLIPFCLMAVANGAIYPIVVAQALRPFPQATGSAAALQNTLQLGLCFLASLLVSWLIATPLLTTTSVMVATVVLAALGYRMQYVPAGQQDERLHAESSRA; this is encoded by the coding sequence ATGACACCCGGGAAAGGATTTTTAGTCTGGCTCGGCGGCTTAAGCGTGCTGGGCTTCCTCGCCACCGATATGTACCTGCCTGCTTTTTCGATCATGCAGGAGGATCTGCAAACCCCGGCGGCGGCCATCAGCGCCAGCCTGAGCCTGTTCCTGGCGGGTTTTGCCTTTGCCCAGCTGCTGTGGGGCCCGATGTCCGACCGCTTTGGCCGTAAGCCGGTGCTGCTGGCCGGTTTAGCCATTTTTGCTCTTGGCTGCCTCGGCATGCTGTGGGTTCGCGATGCCACCTGGCTGCTGGTGCTGCGCTTTATTCAGGCGGTGGGGGTTTGCGCCGCGGCGGTAACCTGGCAGGCGCTGGTGACCGATTACTATCCGGCCTCACGCACGAACCGTATTTTTGCCACCATCATGCCGCTGGTCGGGCTCTCTCCGGCGTTGGCCCCGCTGCTGGGCAGCTGGATCCTCGCCCACTTCAGCTGGCAGGCGATTTTTGCGGTACTGTTTGCGATTACTCTGGTGCTGATGATCCCGGCCTTTAGCCTCAAACCGGCGGCGGCTAAAAAAGGCCAGTCTGAACAACGCGTGACTTTTGTATCGCTGCTGCGTTCGCGCACCTACCGCGGCAACGTGCTGATTTATGCCGCCTGCTCCGCGAGCTTCTTCGCCTGGCTGACCGGTTCGCCGTTTATTCTGAGCGACATGGGCTACAGCCCGGCGGCGATTGGCCTGAGCTACGTGCCGCAGACCATCGCCTTCCTCATCGGTGGCTATGGCTGCCGCGCCGCGCTGCAGAAATGGCAGGGTCACCAGATGCTGCCGTGGCTGCTGGGCCTGTTTGCCGTCAGCGTGATTGCCACCTGGGCGGTCGGGTTTATCACGGGTGTGGGCCTGGCCGCGCTGCTGATCCCCTTCTGCCTGATGGCGGTGGCGAACGGCGCGATCTACCCCATTGTCGTGGCGCAAGCGCTGCGTCCCTTCCCGCAGGCAACCGGCAGCGCCGCCGCCCTGCAGAACACGTTGCAGCTGGGTCTCTGCTTCCTGGCGAGCCTGCTGGTGTCCTGGCTGATTGCCACTCCGCTGCTGACCACCACCAGCGTGATGGTAGCGACCGTGGTGCTGGCGGCGCTGGGCTATCGGATGCAGTACGTCCCCGCGGGCCAGCAGGATGAGCGTCTGCACGCCGAATCATCCCGGGCCTGA
- the cfa gene encoding cyclopropane fatty acyl phospholipid synthase: MSSSCIEEVSIRNDDWFRIVNELLSRAGITINGPASSDLQIKHPDFFKRVLQQGSLGLGESYMDGWWECERLDIFFNNVLRAGLEKQLPSHLKDTLRIATARLFNLQSKKRAWIVGKEHYDLGNDLFSRMLDPTMQYSCGYWKEATTLEQAQQDKLRLICEKLQLKPGMRVLDIGCGWGGLAHFMAHHYGVSVVGVTISAEQQRLAQARCADLDVTILLQDYRDLRDQFDRIVSVGMFEHVGPKNYRTYFEVVDRNLKPDGLFLLHTIGSQKTDHRVDPWIDKYIFPNGCLPSVRQIANASEPHFVMEDWHNFGADYDTTLMAWHERFLAAWPEIADNYSERFKRMFSYYLNACAGAFRARDIHLWQVVFSRGVEHGLRVAR, translated from the coding sequence ATGAGTTCATCGTGTATAGAAGAAGTCAGCATCCGGAATGATGACTGGTTCCGGATCGTTAATGAATTGCTGAGCCGCGCGGGTATTACCATCAACGGCCCGGCCTCCTCCGATTTACAAATTAAACACCCCGATTTTTTTAAACGCGTCCTGCAGCAGGGCTCGCTGGGTCTTGGCGAGAGCTATATGGACGGCTGGTGGGAGTGCGAGCGGCTGGATATCTTTTTCAATAACGTCCTGCGGGCGGGGCTGGAAAAGCAGTTGCCCAGCCACCTGAAGGATACGCTACGGATCGCCACCGCCCGCCTGTTCAACCTGCAAAGTAAAAAGCGCGCCTGGATCGTCGGCAAAGAGCATTACGATCTTGGTAACGATCTCTTCAGCCGCATGCTCGACCCCACCATGCAGTACTCCTGCGGTTACTGGAAAGAGGCAACCACCCTCGAACAGGCGCAGCAGGATAAACTCCGTCTGATCTGTGAAAAACTGCAGCTGAAACCCGGCATGCGGGTGCTCGATATCGGCTGCGGCTGGGGCGGGCTGGCGCATTTTATGGCGCATCATTATGGCGTCAGCGTGGTGGGCGTGACCATCTCAGCGGAGCAGCAACGCCTGGCCCAGGCGCGCTGTGCCGATCTGGATGTCACTATTCTGTTGCAGGATTATCGCGATCTGCGCGACCAGTTCGATCGCATCGTCTCTGTGGGGATGTTCGAACACGTCGGGCCGAAGAACTACCGCACCTATTTTGAGGTGGTGGATCGTAACCTGAAACCGGATGGTCTGTTTCTGCTGCACACCATCGGCTCTCAAAAAACCGATCATCGCGTCGACCCCTGGATCGATAAATACATCTTTCCGAATGGCTGTTTACCTTCAGTACGCCAGATCGCCAATGCCAGTGAACCCCATTTTGTCATGGAAGACTGGCATAACTTCGGCGCTGATTACGATACCACCCTGATGGCATGGCATGAACGTTTCCTCGCCGCCTGGCCGGAGATCGCAGACAACTATTCCGAACGATTTAAACGGATGTTCAGCTATTACCTGAATGCCTGTGCCGGGGCGTTTCGCGCCCGGGATATTCATCTGTGGCAGGTGGTGTTTAGCCGCGGCGTGGAGCACGGCCTGCGGGTGGCGCGCTAA
- a CDS encoding riboflavin synthase subunit alpha, which yields MFTGIVQGTAKLVSIDEKPNFRTHVVALPDEMLDGLETGASVAHNGCCLTVTEINGNLISFDLMKETLRITNLGDLAEGDIVNVERAAKFSDEIGGHLMSGHIMTTAEISKILTSENNRQIWFKVQDPSLMKYILYKGFIGVDGISLTVGEVTPTRFCVHLIPETLQRTTLGNKKLGHRVNIEIDPQTQAVVDTVERVLAAKEAAAIQQTLNDA from the coding sequence ATGTTTACTGGTATTGTGCAGGGCACCGCGAAACTGGTGTCTATTGATGAAAAACCCAACTTCCGCACCCACGTCGTCGCCCTGCCGGATGAGATGCTCGATGGGCTGGAGACCGGGGCATCGGTTGCGCACAACGGGTGCTGCCTGACGGTCACCGAAATCAACGGGAACCTGATCAGTTTCGATTTAATGAAGGAAACGCTGCGTATCACTAACCTGGGCGATCTGGCTGAAGGGGATATTGTGAACGTGGAACGCGCGGCGAAATTCAGCGATGAAATCGGCGGACATTTAATGTCGGGCCATATTATGACTACCGCTGAAATTTCTAAAATCCTGACCTCGGAAAATAACCGCCAGATCTGGTTTAAAGTTCAGGATCCGTCGTTAATGAAATACATCCTTTATAAAGGATTTATTGGCGTGGACGGCATCAGCCTGACGGTGGGCGAAGTGACCCCAACCCGTTTCTGTGTACACCTGATCCCGGAGACGTTGCAGCGCACCACCCTTGGCAATAAAAAGCTGGGCCATCGGGTCAATATTGAAATCGATCCGCAAACTCAGGCGGTGGTCGATACCGTGGAGCGGGTGCTGGCGGCTAAAGAGGCGGCCGCCATCCAACAGACGCTCAACGACGCGTAA
- the mdtK gene encoding MdtK family multidrug efflux MATE transporter, whose product MQKYLIEARQLLALAIPVILAQIAQTSMGFVDTVMAGGYSATDMAAVAIGTSIWLPAILFGHGLLLALTPTIAQLNGSGRRERIAHQIRQGFWLAGFVSVLIMIVLWNAGYIIHAMRNIDPALADKAVGYLRALLWGTPGYLFFQVARNQCEGLAKTKPGMVMGFIGLLVNIPVNYVFIYGHFGMPELGGVGCGVATAAVYWVMFFSMLSYVKRARSMRDIRNEAGFSKPDMAVVKRLVQLGLPIALALFFEVTLFAVVALLVSPLGIVDVAGHQIALNFSSLMFVLPLSLAASVTIRVGYRLGQGSTLDAQTAARTGIGVGVCMAVCTALFTVTLREQIALLYNDNPEVVILASQLMLLAAVYQISDSIQVIGSGVLRGYKDTRSIFFITFIAYWVLGLPSGYILALTDLVVDRMGPAGFWMGFIIGLTSAAIMMMLRMRFLQRQPSSVILQRAAR is encoded by the coding sequence GTGCAGAAGTACTTGATTGAAGCGCGTCAGTTATTAGCTCTGGCGATCCCGGTAATACTCGCGCAAATTGCCCAAACCTCGATGGGATTCGTCGATACCGTGATGGCGGGCGGCTACAGCGCCACCGACATGGCCGCGGTCGCCATCGGCACCTCTATCTGGCTGCCGGCGATTTTATTTGGTCACGGCCTGCTGCTGGCGTTAACCCCGACCATTGCGCAGCTCAACGGCTCCGGGCGTCGGGAGCGTATTGCCCATCAGATCCGCCAGGGGTTCTGGCTGGCCGGTTTCGTCTCGGTGCTGATCATGATCGTCCTGTGGAACGCGGGCTATATTATTCATGCCATGCGCAATATCGATCCGGCCCTGGCCGATAAGGCCGTGGGTTATTTACGCGCCCTGCTCTGGGGGACGCCAGGATATTTATTCTTCCAGGTGGCACGAAACCAGTGCGAAGGCCTGGCGAAGACCAAACCGGGCATGGTGATGGGGTTTATCGGGCTGTTAGTGAATATTCCGGTGAACTACGTCTTTATTTATGGCCATTTCGGCATGCCGGAACTGGGCGGCGTCGGCTGCGGCGTGGCGACGGCGGCGGTGTACTGGGTGATGTTCTTTAGCATGCTGTCGTACGTTAAGCGCGCGCGTTCCATGCGCGATATTCGCAACGAAGCCGGTTTCAGCAAGCCGGACATGGCGGTGGTAAAACGTCTGGTGCAGCTGGGCCTGCCTATTGCCCTGGCACTGTTCTTTGAAGTGACGCTGTTCGCGGTGGTGGCGCTGCTGGTCTCCCCGCTGGGGATTGTCGACGTGGCCGGTCACCAGATCGCCCTTAACTTCAGCTCGCTGATGTTCGTGCTGCCGCTGTCGCTGGCCGCCTCCGTGACCATTCGCGTCGGCTATCGCCTCGGCCAGGGTTCTACCCTGGATGCGCAAACCGCCGCCCGCACCGGGATTGGCGTTGGGGTATGCATGGCGGTCTGCACCGCGCTGTTCACCGTCACGCTGCGGGAGCAGATCGCCCTGCTCTATAACGACAACCCGGAAGTGGTGATCCTCGCCTCCCAGCTGATGCTGCTGGCGGCGGTGTATCAGATCTCCGACTCCATTCAGGTGATCGGCAGCGGCGTGCTGCGTGGCTACAAAGATACCCGCTCGATCTTCTTTATCACTTTTATCGCCTACTGGGTGCTGGGGCTACCGAGCGGCTATATTCTGGCCCTCACCGACCTGGTGGTGGATCGGATGGGCCCCGCCGGTTTCTGGATGGGCTTTATTATCGGCTTAACCTCCGCCGCGATCATGATGATGCTGCGCATGCGTTTCCTGCAACGCCAGCCATCAAGCGTGATTTTGCAACGCGCTGCACGCTAA
- a CDS encoding 4Fe-4S binding protein yields the protein MALFRLTHPPAPPGVGESCLHNQLSRHDCEACVAVCPVQAITATATTPTLNALDCLRCGRCLFVCPTDALQNIRPETRHYTASTLVAPFSTLEPCVDELLMWHQQHGIRAVEMEMEAFPGWVRAVAALNIRLRELNAPVWQILPPQQKAINAGRRHFIKASETDVQSATVNIGRRARRQALSAISEYQLLLDRAQCTVCGACTRVCGEKALSLSEGALTFSSSSCTGCNSCAVVCPVDAIRIEERVGENMTLRFPWHQKTCRCCQRAFYTFNAETDRCAICQRHQYGMREA from the coding sequence ATGGCGCTGTTTCGCCTCACGCACCCCCCCGCGCCGCCCGGCGTGGGGGAGTCCTGCCTGCATAATCAGCTTTCCCGTCACGACTGCGAGGCCTGCGTGGCGGTGTGCCCGGTGCAGGCCATTACCGCCACTGCCACCACCCCGACCCTTAACGCGCTGGATTGCCTGCGCTGTGGCCGCTGCCTGTTCGTCTGTCCGACGGATGCGCTGCAAAATATTCGCCCTGAAACCCGCCACTATACGGCATCAACGCTGGTGGCCCCCTTTTCCACGCTGGAGCCCTGCGTGGATGAATTACTGATGTGGCATCAGCAGCACGGGATCCGGGCGGTGGAGATGGAGATGGAGGCCTTTCCCGGCTGGGTGCGCGCCGTTGCGGCACTCAATATCCGGCTCCGGGAGCTGAATGCCCCGGTCTGGCAGATCCTCCCGCCGCAACAAAAAGCAATCAACGCCGGGCGGCGACACTTTATTAAGGCCAGCGAAACGGACGTGCAGTCTGCCACCGTGAACATCGGGCGTCGGGCCCGTCGTCAGGCATTATCTGCAATTAGCGAATATCAGCTGTTGCTGGATCGGGCGCAGTGTACGGTGTGCGGGGCCTGCACCAGAGTTTGTGGAGAGAAGGCATTGAGCCTGAGCGAGGGGGCGCTGACGTTTTCGTCCTCATCCTGTACCGGCTGTAACAGCTGCGCGGTGGTCTGTCCCGTGGACGCCATTCGCATTGAGGAGCGGGTAGGAGAAAACATGACGCTGCGCTTTCCATGGCATCAAAAAACCTGCCGCTGCTGCCAGCGTGCATTTTATACCTTTAACGCGGAAACGGATCGCTGCGCGATTTGTCAGCGGCATCAGTACGGTATGCGGGAAGCATAA
- a CDS encoding dimethyl sulfoxide reductase anchor subunit family protein, translated as MHELPLLIFTLLVQGSVGMTLFLTLSARAGARVPEVKPQLLPGMLIACVAGGLGLMVSTLHLGYPLNAFNALRHVASSWLSREIVFASLYLAALGLCTLVMLVKKQLIPLLLPVATVLGLIDVWCMSAIYAHTSVITWSHFNTWLMFYGAVGVLGAVALAWLPMLKARSVARERQTVMRFAAALVVAIVTIRLLAQPGYVAYLASASLSGVVTFPHQPMEMFAQLSGLRLFSWILSVLGALLFAVSAWRQGKLGLMVGSLLLVLAEVLFRFMFFCIN; from the coding sequence ATGCATGAGTTACCGCTTCTGATCTTTACCCTGCTGGTGCAGGGCTCGGTGGGCATGACCCTGTTTCTGACCCTGTCCGCCCGGGCGGGAGCGCGCGTGCCGGAGGTCAAACCTCAGCTGCTGCCAGGCATGCTGATCGCCTGCGTAGCCGGGGGGCTGGGGCTGATGGTTTCCACCCTGCACCTTGGCTATCCGCTGAACGCGTTTAATGCCCTGCGCCACGTCGCCAGCTCATGGCTGAGCCGGGAGATTGTCTTTGCCAGTCTCTATCTGGCGGCGCTGGGGCTGTGCACCCTGGTGATGCTGGTCAAAAAGCAGCTGATCCCGCTGCTACTGCCGGTTGCCACAGTGCTGGGGCTGATTGATGTCTGGTGCATGAGTGCGATCTACGCCCACACGTCGGTCATCACCTGGAGCCATTTCAACACCTGGCTGATGTTTTACGGGGCGGTTGGGGTGCTGGGCGCGGTGGCGCTGGCATGGCTGCCGATGCTGAAAGCCCGGTCCGTCGCCCGGGAGCGGCAGACAGTGATGCGTTTCGCGGCGGCGCTGGTGGTGGCGATTGTCACCATCCGCCTGCTGGCGCAGCCGGGCTATGTGGCATATCTGGCGAGCGCCAGCCTGAGCGGCGTTGTCACGTTCCCGCACCAGCCCATGGAGATGTTTGCCCAGCTCAGCGGTTTGCGGCTGTTCAGCTGGATCTTATCCGTGCTCGGCGCGCTGCTGTTTGCGGTAAGCGCATGGCGGCAGGGCAAGCTCGGGCTGATGGTCGGCAGTCTGCTGCTGGTGCTGGCTGAAGTGCTGTTCCGCTTTATGTTCTTCTGCATTAACTGA
- a CDS encoding DMSO/selenate family reductase complex B subunit, with translation MSQQYKEYPPVSDKQLGFFIDSSRCSGCKACQVACKDKHNLEVGRRFRRVYEVKGGGFIPTGQGGYANNVYAFTLSISCNHCADPICTKNCPTTAMHKRPGDGIVRVDTNKCVGCGYCAWSCPYGAPQMNEEAGQMSKCDFCVDLQAKGEQPICVATCPLGAIQFGPIEELRAKYGNLCDVQGLPDSSITHPNLVIKAHQGAEKEEQPHA, from the coding sequence ATGAGTCAGCAGTATAAGGAATACCCACCGGTCAGCGATAAGCAGCTTGGCTTCTTCATTGACTCGTCCCGTTGCTCCGGGTGCAAAGCCTGCCAGGTGGCCTGCAAAGACAAGCACAACCTCGAAGTGGGGCGTCGTTTCCGCCGCGTCTACGAGGTAAAAGGCGGCGGGTTTATCCCGACCGGGCAGGGCGGCTATGCCAATAACGTTTATGCCTTCACTCTGTCGATCTCCTGCAACCACTGCGCGGATCCGATTTGCACCAAAAACTGCCCGACTACGGCGATGCATAAGCGTCCGGGGGATGGCATTGTCCGCGTCGATACCAACAAATGCGTCGGCTGCGGCTACTGCGCCTGGTCGTGTCCTTACGGTGCGCCGCAGATGAATGAGGAGGCCGGGCAGATGTCAAAATGCGACTTCTGTGTGGATTTGCAGGCCAAAGGCGAACAGCCGATCTGCGTGGCTACCTGTCCGCTGGGGGCGATCCAGTTCGGGCCGATCGAAGAGCTGCGCGCGAAGTACGGCAACCTTTGCGATGTGCAGGGCCTGCCGGATTCGTCCATCACGCACCCTAACCTGGTGATTAAAGCGCATCAGGGCGCAGAAAAAGAGGAACAGCCGCATGCATGA